One stretch of Calonectris borealis chromosome 5, bCalBor7.hap1.2, whole genome shotgun sequence DNA includes these proteins:
- the ZC3H14 gene encoding zinc finger CCCH domain-containing protein 14 isoform X5, translating to MVMVANKKSQEQMTEDLSLFLGNNTVRFTVWLHGVLDKLRSVTTEPTSVKSSESNIFESNLPSSKSSSCVSDERRREDILPPLAVSSTRTERNDSRVSTSSQEQRNTASRQSCEDGSASRLTSTVKPLRELSPSEAVIDIKPEPDDLIDEDLNFVQENPLSRKKPIVTVTYGSSRPSAEIYRPPASRSADGNIHVHRLSQQGNLQGSRQLDTQSCRSLETGQLCNPEAFGSLAESYRPTSKLSADKVGSEEESSRKRRLPVVSSVVKVKKFCNDGEDEEEEEDYGLRTGSISSSVSVPAKPERRPSLPPSKQANKNLILKAISEAQESVTKTTNYSAVPQKQTVPVAPRTRISPEESQLEVIHVQNRLPALSSQLQVEELKEQTAEGIQGAEQKELSSRLQIDPVIEDTLQVTQDYYDAESMVHTDTRSFILKKPKLSEEIVPQNQQLGKRATEAIRVLSGRLIQTRDQLAQPEKPASPKFIVTLDGVPSPPGYLSDQEEEDMCITEGLKPVTQNMCAGKGLKGLRAQQMQIVTRQLESCDVDMEQLNVLQKQEKVLERCKYWPACKNGDECVYHHPTLPCKVFPNCKFADKCLFIHPNCKYDAKCTKPDCPYTHASRRTPHPPPKPAPLPTPSISSSSPLCKFFPACKKMECPFYHPKHCRFNTQCTRPDCAFYHPTVAVPPRHALKWTRAQTSE from the exons AACCAACTAGTGTAAAATCTTCAGAATCTAATATCTTTGAGAGCAACCTTCCTTCCAGCAAAAGCAGTTCATGTGTGAGTGATGAGAGGAGGCGTGAGGATATCTTGCCACCTCTTGCAGTTTCCAGCACTCGGACTGAAAGAAATGACTCAAGAGTTTCAACTAGCTCACAGGAACAAAGGAACACTGCTTCACG GCAGTCTTGTGAAGATGGTTCTGCATCCCGCTTAACATCTACAGTCAAGCCTTTGAGGGAATTGTCACCTTCTGAAGCTGTGATTGACATTAAACCTGAACCAGATGATCTAATTGATGAAGACCTAAACTTTGTGCAGGAGAATCCTTTGTCACGAAAGAAACCTATTGTAACTGTAACTTATGGTTCTTCTCGTCCTTCTGCTGAAATCTACCGACCACCAGCTAGCAGGAGTGCAGATGGCAATATACATGTGCACAGATTGTCACAGCAGGGCAACTTACAGGGGAGCCGGCAGTTAGACACGCAAAGCTGCAGGTCTTTGGAAACAGGCCAGCTGTGCAATCCAGAAGCATTTGGCAGCTTAGCAGAGAGTTACAGACCCACCTCCAAACTTAGTGCCGATAAAGTAGGCAGTGAG GAAGAAAGCTCCAGGAAGAGACGGTTGCCTGTTGTAAGCTCAGTAGTCAAAGTGAAGAAGTTCTGTAatgatggggaagatgaggaggaggaggaagattatGGATTGCGAACAGGAAGTATCTCCAGCAGTGTGTCTGTACCTGCAAAGCCAGAAAGAAG ACCTTCATTGCCACCTTCAAAACAGGCCAATAAGAATTTAATACTGAAAGCAATCTCTGAAGCACAGGAATCGGTTACAAAAACAACCAACTATTCTGCTG TTCCACAGAAACAGACTGTTCCAGTTGCACCAAGAACTCGAATTAGCCCAGAAGAATCTCAGTTAGAAGTAATCCATGTGCAAAACAGACTGCCTGCTCTGAGTTCTCAGCTTCAAGTAGAAGAGCTGAAGGAGCAGACAGCTGAAGGAATTCAAG GAGCTGAACAAAAGGAGCTCTCTTCTCGGCTCCAGATTGATCCTGTGATTGAAGATACCTTGCAAGTGACTCAAG ATTACTATGATGCAGAATCTATGGTCCATACGGATACTAGGTCATTTATCCTGAAGAAGCCCAAGTTATCAGAGGAAATAGTGCCACAGAATCAGCAATTGGGAAAGAGGGCTACAGAGGCAATACGAGTACTCTCAGGACGTCTGATACAGACACG AGACCAGCTTGCACAGCCAGAGAAACCTGCTAGTCCCAAGTTCATCGTGACACTGGATGGCGTGCCCAGTCCACCAGGATACCTTTCTGATCAAGAAGAGGAAGATATGTGTATAACTGAAGGATTAAAGCCAGTTACCCAAAATATGTGTGCTGGCAAAGGATTAAAAGGCCTTCGAGCACAGCAGATGCAAATTGTAACCAGGCAGCTAGAGAGCTGTGATG tgGATATGGAACAGTTAAACGTGCTGCAAAAACAGGAGAAGGTGCTTGAGCGCTGCAAGTACTGGCCTGCCTGTAAAAATGGAGATGAATGTGTGTACCATCACCCCACACTACCTTGCAA AGTTTTTCCTAACTGCAAATTTGCTGATAAATGCCTGTTCATCCATCCAAACTGTAAATACGATGCAAAGTGCACTAAGCCAGACTGTCCTTACACTCATGCCAGTCGACGAACCCCCCATCCACCTCCTAAACCAG CACCACTACCCACACCGTCTATATCCTCCAGTAGTCCGCTGTGCAAGTTTTTTCCTGCTTGTAAGAAAATGGAATGTCCATTTTACCACCCAAAA CATTGTAGGTTTAACACCCAGTGTACAAGACCAGACTGCGCTTTTTACCATCCAACTGTTGCAGTACCTCCACGCCATGCCTTGAAATGGACTCGAGCTCAAACTAG TGAATGA
- the ZC3H14 gene encoding zinc finger CCCH domain-containing protein 14 isoform X1, whose translation MFLPTNVSKNIVGIHKACWKNPELHGVLDKLRSVTTEPTSVKSSESNIFESNLPSSKSSSCVSDERRREDILPPLAVSSTRTERNDSRVSTSSQEQRNTASRQSCEDGSASRLTSTVKPLRELSPSEAVIDIKPEPDDLIDEDLNFVQENPLSRKKPIVTVTYGSSRPSAEIYRPPASRSADGNIHVHRLSQQGNLQGSRQLDTQSCRSLETGQLCNPEAFGSLAESYRPTSKLSADKVGSEEESSRKRRLPVVSSVVKVKKFCNDGEDEEEEEDYGLRTGSISSSVSVPAKPERRPSLPPSKQANKNLILKAISEAQESVTKTTNYSAVPQKQTVPVAPRTRISPEESQLEVIHVQNRLPALSSQLQVEELKEQTAEGIQGAEQKELSSRLQIDPVIEDTLQVTQDYYDAESMVHTDTRSFILKKPKLSEEIVPQNQQLGKRATEAIRVLSGRLIQTRDQLAQPEKPASPKFIVTLDGVPSPPGYLSDQEEEDMCITEGLKPVTQNMCAGKGLKGLRAQQMQIVTRQLESCDVDMEQLNVLQKQEKVLERCKYWPACKNGDECVYHHPTLPCKVFPNCKFADKCLFIHPNCKYDAKCTKPDCPYTHASRRTPHPPPKPAPLPTPSISSSSPLCKFFPACKKMECPFYHPKHCRFNTQCTRPDCAFYHPTVAVPPRHALKWTRAQTSE comes from the exons AACCAACTAGTGTAAAATCTTCAGAATCTAATATCTTTGAGAGCAACCTTCCTTCCAGCAAAAGCAGTTCATGTGTGAGTGATGAGAGGAGGCGTGAGGATATCTTGCCACCTCTTGCAGTTTCCAGCACTCGGACTGAAAGAAATGACTCAAGAGTTTCAACTAGCTCACAGGAACAAAGGAACACTGCTTCACG GCAGTCTTGTGAAGATGGTTCTGCATCCCGCTTAACATCTACAGTCAAGCCTTTGAGGGAATTGTCACCTTCTGAAGCTGTGATTGACATTAAACCTGAACCAGATGATCTAATTGATGAAGACCTAAACTTTGTGCAGGAGAATCCTTTGTCACGAAAGAAACCTATTGTAACTGTAACTTATGGTTCTTCTCGTCCTTCTGCTGAAATCTACCGACCACCAGCTAGCAGGAGTGCAGATGGCAATATACATGTGCACAGATTGTCACAGCAGGGCAACTTACAGGGGAGCCGGCAGTTAGACACGCAAAGCTGCAGGTCTTTGGAAACAGGCCAGCTGTGCAATCCAGAAGCATTTGGCAGCTTAGCAGAGAGTTACAGACCCACCTCCAAACTTAGTGCCGATAAAGTAGGCAGTGAG GAAGAAAGCTCCAGGAAGAGACGGTTGCCTGTTGTAAGCTCAGTAGTCAAAGTGAAGAAGTTCTGTAatgatggggaagatgaggaggaggaggaagattatGGATTGCGAACAGGAAGTATCTCCAGCAGTGTGTCTGTACCTGCAAAGCCAGAAAGAAG ACCTTCATTGCCACCTTCAAAACAGGCCAATAAGAATTTAATACTGAAAGCAATCTCTGAAGCACAGGAATCGGTTACAAAAACAACCAACTATTCTGCTG TTCCACAGAAACAGACTGTTCCAGTTGCACCAAGAACTCGAATTAGCCCAGAAGAATCTCAGTTAGAAGTAATCCATGTGCAAAACAGACTGCCTGCTCTGAGTTCTCAGCTTCAAGTAGAAGAGCTGAAGGAGCAGACAGCTGAAGGAATTCAAG GAGCTGAACAAAAGGAGCTCTCTTCTCGGCTCCAGATTGATCCTGTGATTGAAGATACCTTGCAAGTGACTCAAG ATTACTATGATGCAGAATCTATGGTCCATACGGATACTAGGTCATTTATCCTGAAGAAGCCCAAGTTATCAGAGGAAATAGTGCCACAGAATCAGCAATTGGGAAAGAGGGCTACAGAGGCAATACGAGTACTCTCAGGACGTCTGATACAGACACG AGACCAGCTTGCACAGCCAGAGAAACCTGCTAGTCCCAAGTTCATCGTGACACTGGATGGCGTGCCCAGTCCACCAGGATACCTTTCTGATCAAGAAGAGGAAGATATGTGTATAACTGAAGGATTAAAGCCAGTTACCCAAAATATGTGTGCTGGCAAAGGATTAAAAGGCCTTCGAGCACAGCAGATGCAAATTGTAACCAGGCAGCTAGAGAGCTGTGATG tgGATATGGAACAGTTAAACGTGCTGCAAAAACAGGAGAAGGTGCTTGAGCGCTGCAAGTACTGGCCTGCCTGTAAAAATGGAGATGAATGTGTGTACCATCACCCCACACTACCTTGCAA AGTTTTTCCTAACTGCAAATTTGCTGATAAATGCCTGTTCATCCATCCAAACTGTAAATACGATGCAAAGTGCACTAAGCCAGACTGTCCTTACACTCATGCCAGTCGACGAACCCCCCATCCACCTCCTAAACCAG CACCACTACCCACACCGTCTATATCCTCCAGTAGTCCGCTGTGCAAGTTTTTTCCTGCTTGTAAGAAAATGGAATGTCCATTTTACCACCCAAAA CATTGTAGGTTTAACACCCAGTGTACAAGACCAGACTGCGCTTTTTACCATCCAACTGTTGCAGTACCTCCACGCCATGCCTTGAAATGGACTCGAGCTCAAACTAG TGAATGA
- the ZC3H14 gene encoding zinc finger CCCH domain-containing protein 14 isoform X2, which translates to MLSAMNSMLFRLHGVLDKLRSVTTEPTSVKSSESNIFESNLPSSKSSSCVSDERRREDILPPLAVSSTRTERNDSRVSTSSQEQRNTASRQSCEDGSASRLTSTVKPLRELSPSEAVIDIKPEPDDLIDEDLNFVQENPLSRKKPIVTVTYGSSRPSAEIYRPPASRSADGNIHVHRLSQQGNLQGSRQLDTQSCRSLETGQLCNPEAFGSLAESYRPTSKLSADKVGSEEESSRKRRLPVVSSVVKVKKFCNDGEDEEEEEDYGLRTGSISSSVSVPAKPERRPSLPPSKQANKNLILKAISEAQESVTKTTNYSAVPQKQTVPVAPRTRISPEESQLEVIHVQNRLPALSSQLQVEELKEQTAEGIQGAEQKELSSRLQIDPVIEDTLQVTQDYYDAESMVHTDTRSFILKKPKLSEEIVPQNQQLGKRATEAIRVLSGRLIQTRDQLAQPEKPASPKFIVTLDGVPSPPGYLSDQEEEDMCITEGLKPVTQNMCAGKGLKGLRAQQMQIVTRQLESCDVDMEQLNVLQKQEKVLERCKYWPACKNGDECVYHHPTLPCKVFPNCKFADKCLFIHPNCKYDAKCTKPDCPYTHASRRTPHPPPKPAPLPTPSISSSSPLCKFFPACKKMECPFYHPKHCRFNTQCTRPDCAFYHPTVAVPPRHALKWTRAQTSE; encoded by the exons AACCAACTAGTGTAAAATCTTCAGAATCTAATATCTTTGAGAGCAACCTTCCTTCCAGCAAAAGCAGTTCATGTGTGAGTGATGAGAGGAGGCGTGAGGATATCTTGCCACCTCTTGCAGTTTCCAGCACTCGGACTGAAAGAAATGACTCAAGAGTTTCAACTAGCTCACAGGAACAAAGGAACACTGCTTCACG GCAGTCTTGTGAAGATGGTTCTGCATCCCGCTTAACATCTACAGTCAAGCCTTTGAGGGAATTGTCACCTTCTGAAGCTGTGATTGACATTAAACCTGAACCAGATGATCTAATTGATGAAGACCTAAACTTTGTGCAGGAGAATCCTTTGTCACGAAAGAAACCTATTGTAACTGTAACTTATGGTTCTTCTCGTCCTTCTGCTGAAATCTACCGACCACCAGCTAGCAGGAGTGCAGATGGCAATATACATGTGCACAGATTGTCACAGCAGGGCAACTTACAGGGGAGCCGGCAGTTAGACACGCAAAGCTGCAGGTCTTTGGAAACAGGCCAGCTGTGCAATCCAGAAGCATTTGGCAGCTTAGCAGAGAGTTACAGACCCACCTCCAAACTTAGTGCCGATAAAGTAGGCAGTGAG GAAGAAAGCTCCAGGAAGAGACGGTTGCCTGTTGTAAGCTCAGTAGTCAAAGTGAAGAAGTTCTGTAatgatggggaagatgaggaggaggaggaagattatGGATTGCGAACAGGAAGTATCTCCAGCAGTGTGTCTGTACCTGCAAAGCCAGAAAGAAG ACCTTCATTGCCACCTTCAAAACAGGCCAATAAGAATTTAATACTGAAAGCAATCTCTGAAGCACAGGAATCGGTTACAAAAACAACCAACTATTCTGCTG TTCCACAGAAACAGACTGTTCCAGTTGCACCAAGAACTCGAATTAGCCCAGAAGAATCTCAGTTAGAAGTAATCCATGTGCAAAACAGACTGCCTGCTCTGAGTTCTCAGCTTCAAGTAGAAGAGCTGAAGGAGCAGACAGCTGAAGGAATTCAAG GAGCTGAACAAAAGGAGCTCTCTTCTCGGCTCCAGATTGATCCTGTGATTGAAGATACCTTGCAAGTGACTCAAG ATTACTATGATGCAGAATCTATGGTCCATACGGATACTAGGTCATTTATCCTGAAGAAGCCCAAGTTATCAGAGGAAATAGTGCCACAGAATCAGCAATTGGGAAAGAGGGCTACAGAGGCAATACGAGTACTCTCAGGACGTCTGATACAGACACG AGACCAGCTTGCACAGCCAGAGAAACCTGCTAGTCCCAAGTTCATCGTGACACTGGATGGCGTGCCCAGTCCACCAGGATACCTTTCTGATCAAGAAGAGGAAGATATGTGTATAACTGAAGGATTAAAGCCAGTTACCCAAAATATGTGTGCTGGCAAAGGATTAAAAGGCCTTCGAGCACAGCAGATGCAAATTGTAACCAGGCAGCTAGAGAGCTGTGATG tgGATATGGAACAGTTAAACGTGCTGCAAAAACAGGAGAAGGTGCTTGAGCGCTGCAAGTACTGGCCTGCCTGTAAAAATGGAGATGAATGTGTGTACCATCACCCCACACTACCTTGCAA AGTTTTTCCTAACTGCAAATTTGCTGATAAATGCCTGTTCATCCATCCAAACTGTAAATACGATGCAAAGTGCACTAAGCCAGACTGTCCTTACACTCATGCCAGTCGACGAACCCCCCATCCACCTCCTAAACCAG CACCACTACCCACACCGTCTATATCCTCCAGTAGTCCGCTGTGCAAGTTTTTTCCTGCTTGTAAGAAAATGGAATGTCCATTTTACCACCCAAAA CATTGTAGGTTTAACACCCAGTGTACAAGACCAGACTGCGCTTTTTACCATCCAACTGTTGCAGTACCTCCACGCCATGCCTTGAAATGGACTCGAGCTCAAACTAG TGAATGA